One genomic segment of Takifugu flavidus isolate HTHZ2018 unplaced genomic scaffold, ASM371156v2 ctg587, whole genome shotgun sequence includes these proteins:
- the LOC130520913 gene encoding aprataxin-like: MSCTLVSQTGARISLEDGRPVVLGRSPDTRVTDKKCSRNQVKVVACYADQDVVVTQLGPNPTFLDGVPLGQGLSGTLTDGGTLYLVNQNHPFKLCFDLNSNRTATSTVKKGEKAKDKTQGGSKETQVSANPKRSI; encoded by the exons ATGTCGTGTACGCTCGTCAGCCAGACCGGAGCTCGGATCTCTCTTGAGGATGGACGTCCTGTGGTTCTCGGCCGAAGTCCGGACACCAGAGTCACCGACAAGAAATGTTCTCGGAACCAGG tgAAAGTGGTAGCTTGCTATGCAGACCAGGACGTTGTTGTTACGCAG TTGGGACCAAATCCTACTTTCCTGGATGGTGTACCGCTTGGCCAGGGCCTGTCAGGGACTCTCACTGACGGAGGTACTCTCTACCTTGTCAACCAAAACCACCCATTTAAGCTGTGCTTTGATTTGAATTCAAATAGAACAGCTACCAGCACTgtaaagaaaggagaaaaagctAAAGATAAGACACAAGGGGGAAGCAAAGAGACACAAGTGAGTGCAAATCCCAAGCGCAGTATATAG